The Plasmodium yoelii strain 17X genome assembly, chromosome: 8 genome includes a region encoding these proteins:
- a CDS encoding PIR protein: MYHYLCEPFSGLRKYLPDELDNPTGHDFHGLGNIKNYCPNVGSENKCETDLDKIKAGFLFLFEQIIVNNINISSKEQTKAFIIYIMIWLNYMLNLKKVNDTNNLNDFYIKYTEKNTNYEYCKTDGIDCGSALKDKTGYNNFKEFIEANKFLLNIKFEDASKVYDSFKLLCNLFYGVNVANPNSEEYLRIANQFVEKYKELNGYSDITEDSPYYQVLSTLSNDYNNIINKCIDCQSSNFPTLPTYSRISVIKNTLISIAFIFASVSIFLGIAYKYSLFGFRKRFQKQQLREKLKNIKKRMNH; the protein is encoded by the exons aTGTATCATTACCtg tgtgaacCATTCAGTGGATTGAGAAAATACTTACCCGATGAATTAGATAATCCTACAGGACATGATTTTCATGGTTTAGGGAATATTAAGAATTATTGCCCTAATGTAGGTTCAGAAAATAAATGTGAGACTGatctcgataaaattaaggctggatttttatttttatttgaacaaattattgttaataatattaatatttcaaGTAAAGAACAGACAAAAgcgtttattatatacattatgatatggttaaattatatgttaaacctaaaAAAAGTTAATGACACCAACAActtaaatgatttttatattaaatatacagAAAAAAATACGAATTATGAATATTGTAAAACAGATGGTATTGATTGTGGTAGTGCATTAAAAGATAAAACgggatataataattttaaggaGTTCATAGAAGCAAACAAATTTTTGTTGAATATTAAATTTGAAGATGCTTCTAAAGTTTATgattcatttaaattattatgtaatcTGTTTTATGGAGTTAATGTAGCCAATCCAAATTCCGAGGAATATTTAAGAATAGCTAATcaatttgttgaaaaatataaagaacttAATGGATATTCTGATATTACTGAAGATAGTCCCTATTATCAAgtattgtctacattatcaaacgattataataatattataaacaaatgtATCGATTGTCAATCTAGTAATTTTCCAACCCTTCCAACATATTCACGAATATCAGTAATAAAAAACACACTAATTTCAAttgcatttatatttgctTCAGTATCAATTTTCTTGGGTAttgcttataag tattcgttatttggatttcggaaacgattccaaaaacaacaattaagagaaaaactaaaaaatataaagaagagaatgaatcattaa